From Myotis daubentonii chromosome 15, mMyoDau2.1, whole genome shotgun sequence, one genomic window encodes:
- the PRMT7 gene encoding protein arginine N-methyltransferase 7 isoform X1, translated as MKIFCGRANPTTGSVEWLEEDEHYDYHQEIARSSYADMLHDKDRNIKYYQGIRAAVSRVKDRGQKALVLDIGTGTGLLSMMAVTAGADFCYAIEVFKPMADAAVKIVEKNGFSDKIKVINKHSTEVTVGPDGDMPCRANILITELFDTELIGEGALPSYEHAHRHLMQEDCEAVPHRATVYAQLVESRRMWSWNKLFPIRVQTSLGEQVIVPPSELERCPGAPSVYDIQLNQVSPTDFTALSDVLPMFSVDFSKQVSSSAACYGRQFEPLASGQAQVVLSWWDIEMDPEGKIKCTMAPFWAHTDPQELQWRDHWMQCVYFLPQEEPVVQGSALCLVAHHDDYCVWYSLQRTSPQKNGRIHPARPVCDCQAHLLWNRPRFGEINDQHRTDQYAQALRTVLKPDSVCLCVSDGSLLSMLAHYLGAEQVLTIESSAASHRLMKKIFKANHLEDKINVIEKRPELLTSADLEGKKVSLLLGEPFFTTSLLPWHNLYFWYVRTALDQHLGPGAVVMPQAASLHAVVVEFRDLWRIRSPCGDCEGFDVHIMDDMIKHALDFRESKEAEPHPLWEYPCRSLSEPQQILTFDFRQPVPPQSVCAEGSIELRRPGRSHGAVLWMEYHLTPDSTISTGLLKPAEDKGYCCWNPHCKQAVYFFSTMLDPRAPLGGPQTVSYTVEFQPLTGDVTMDFTLSDSLSDGR; from the exons aATATAAAATACTACCAGGGTATCCGGGCTGCCGTGAGCAGGGTGAAGGACAGAGGACAGAAGGCCCTGGTTCTCGACATTGGCACCGGCACAGGACTCTTGTCAATGATGGCAGTCACAGCAGGTGCTGACTTCTGCTATGCCATCGAG GTTTTCAAGCCTATGGCTGATGCTGCTGTGAAGATTGTGGAGAAAAATGGCTTCAGTGATAAGATTAAGGTTATCAACAAGCATTCTACAGAGGTTACTGTGGGGCCAG ATGGTGACATGCCATGCCGTGCCAACATCCTGATCACGGAGCTGTTTGACACGGAACTGATTGGGGAGGGAGCACTGCCCTCCTATGAACACGCACACAGGCATCTCATGCAG GAAGATTGTGAGGCAGTGCCTCACAGAGCAACCGTCTATGCGCAACTGGTGGAGTCCAGAAGGATGTGGTCATGGAACAAGCTCTTTCCTATCCGAGTTCAGACCAGCCTTGGAGAGCAGGTCATTGTCCCCCCCTCGGAACTGGAGAGGTGCCCTGGTGCACCCTCCGTCTATGACATTCAGCTGAACCAGGTCTCCCCCACGGACTTCACTGCTCTCAGCGATGTGCTGCCTATGTTCAG CGTGGACTTCAGCAAGCAAGTCAGTAGCTCAGCAGCCTGCTATGGCAGGCAGTTTGAACCTCTGGCATCTGGCCAAGCTCAAGTGGTTCTCTCCTGGTGGGACATTGAAATGGACCCTGAGGGGAAGATCAAGTGCACCATGGCCCCCTTCTGGgcacacacagacccacaggaGCTCCAG TGGCGGGACCACTGGATGCAGTGTGTGTACTTCCTGCCGCAAGAGGAGCCTGTGGTCCAGGGCTCAGCCCTCTGCCTGGTAGCCCACCACGACGACTACTGTGTGTGGTACAGCCTTCAGAGGACCAG cccccaaaagAATGGGAGAATCCACCCAGCACGGCCTGTGTGTGACTGCCAGGCTCACCTGCTCTGGAACCGACCTCGGTTTGGAGAAATCAATGATCAGCACAGAACTGATCAATATGCCCAGGCCCTGAGGACG GTGCTGAAGCCAGACAGTGTTTGCCTGTGTGTCAGCGATGGCAGTCTGCTCTCCATGCTGGCGCATTACCTTGGGGCAGAGCAG GTACTTACAATAGAGAGTTCGGCAGCTTCTCATAGACTGATGAAAAAG ATCTTCAAGGCTAACCACTTGGAAGATAAAATTAATGTAATAGAGAAACGGCCTGAATTATTAACATCTGCAGACTTGGAGGGTAAAAAG GTCTCTCTCCTGCTGGGTGAGCCATTCTTTACCACCAGCCTGTTGCCATGGCACAATCTGTACTTCTGGTATGTGCGGACTGCCCTGGACCAGCACTTGGGGCCTGGCGCtgtggtgatgccccaggctgccTCGCTGCACGCTGTGGTCGTGGAGTTCAGG GACCTGTGGCGGATCCGGAGCCCCTGTGGCGACTGTGAAGGCTTTGATGTGCACATCATGGATGACATGATTAAG CATGCCTTGGACTTTAGGGAGAGCAAGGAGGCTGAGCCCCACCCGCTGTGGGAGTACCCATGCCGCAGCCTCTCCGAGCCGCAGCAGATCCTGACCTTTGATTTTCGGCAGCCAGTCCCCCCGCAGTCTGTCTGTGCTGAGGGCTCCATTGAGCTGAGGAG gcctgggaggagccacgGGGCTGTCCTGTGGATGGAATACCACCTGACCCCGGACAGCACCATCAGCACTGGCCTGCTGAAGCCTGCAGAGGACAAG GGATACTGTTGCTGGAACCCGCACTGCAAACAGGCCGTGTACTTCTTCAGCACCATGCTGGACCCCAGAGCACCCCTGGGAGGCCCGCAGACAGTCAGCTACACTGTGGAGTTCCAACCCCTCACTGGAGATGTCACCATGGATTTCACACTCTCTGATAGCCTGAGTGATGGGCGCTGA
- the PRMT7 gene encoding protein arginine N-methyltransferase 7 isoform X3, producing MKIFCGRANPTTGSVEWLEEDEHYDYHQEIARSSYADMLHDKDRNIKYYQGIRAAVSRVKDRGQKALVLDIGTGTGLLSMMAVTAGADFCYAIEVFKPMADAAVKIVEKNGFSDKIKVINKHSTEVTVGPDGDMPCRANILITELFDTELIGEGALPSYEHAHRHLMQEDCEAVPHRATVYAQLVESRRMWSWNKLFPIRVQTSLGEQVIVPPSELERCPGAPSVYDIQLNQVSPTDFTALSDVLPMFSVDFSKQVSSSAACYGRQFEPLASGQAQVVLSWWDIEMDPEGKIKCTMAPFWAHTDPQELQWRDHWMQCVYFLPQEEPVVQGSALCLVAHHDDYCVWYSLQRTSPQKNGRIHPARPVCDCQAHLLWNRPRFGEINDQHRTDQYAQALRTVLKPDSVCLCVSDGSLLSMLAHYLGAEQVLTIESSAASHRLMKKIFKANHLEDKINVIEKRPELLTSADLEGKKHALDFRESKEAEPHPLWEYPCRSLSEPQQILTFDFRQPVPPQSVCAEGSIELRRPGRSHGAVLWMEYHLTPDSTISTGLLKPAEDKGYCCWNPHCKQAVYFFSTMLDPRAPLGGPQTVSYTVEFQPLTGDVTMDFTLSDSLSDGR from the exons aATATAAAATACTACCAGGGTATCCGGGCTGCCGTGAGCAGGGTGAAGGACAGAGGACAGAAGGCCCTGGTTCTCGACATTGGCACCGGCACAGGACTCTTGTCAATGATGGCAGTCACAGCAGGTGCTGACTTCTGCTATGCCATCGAG GTTTTCAAGCCTATGGCTGATGCTGCTGTGAAGATTGTGGAGAAAAATGGCTTCAGTGATAAGATTAAGGTTATCAACAAGCATTCTACAGAGGTTACTGTGGGGCCAG ATGGTGACATGCCATGCCGTGCCAACATCCTGATCACGGAGCTGTTTGACACGGAACTGATTGGGGAGGGAGCACTGCCCTCCTATGAACACGCACACAGGCATCTCATGCAG GAAGATTGTGAGGCAGTGCCTCACAGAGCAACCGTCTATGCGCAACTGGTGGAGTCCAGAAGGATGTGGTCATGGAACAAGCTCTTTCCTATCCGAGTTCAGACCAGCCTTGGAGAGCAGGTCATTGTCCCCCCCTCGGAACTGGAGAGGTGCCCTGGTGCACCCTCCGTCTATGACATTCAGCTGAACCAGGTCTCCCCCACGGACTTCACTGCTCTCAGCGATGTGCTGCCTATGTTCAG CGTGGACTTCAGCAAGCAAGTCAGTAGCTCAGCAGCCTGCTATGGCAGGCAGTTTGAACCTCTGGCATCTGGCCAAGCTCAAGTGGTTCTCTCCTGGTGGGACATTGAAATGGACCCTGAGGGGAAGATCAAGTGCACCATGGCCCCCTTCTGGgcacacacagacccacaggaGCTCCAG TGGCGGGACCACTGGATGCAGTGTGTGTACTTCCTGCCGCAAGAGGAGCCTGTGGTCCAGGGCTCAGCCCTCTGCCTGGTAGCCCACCACGACGACTACTGTGTGTGGTACAGCCTTCAGAGGACCAG cccccaaaagAATGGGAGAATCCACCCAGCACGGCCTGTGTGTGACTGCCAGGCTCACCTGCTCTGGAACCGACCTCGGTTTGGAGAAATCAATGATCAGCACAGAACTGATCAATATGCCCAGGCCCTGAGGACG GTGCTGAAGCCAGACAGTGTTTGCCTGTGTGTCAGCGATGGCAGTCTGCTCTCCATGCTGGCGCATTACCTTGGGGCAGAGCAG GTACTTACAATAGAGAGTTCGGCAGCTTCTCATAGACTGATGAAAAAG ATCTTCAAGGCTAACCACTTGGAAGATAAAATTAATGTAATAGAGAAACGGCCTGAATTATTAACATCTGCAGACTTGGAGGGTAAAAAG CATGCCTTGGACTTTAGGGAGAGCAAGGAGGCTGAGCCCCACCCGCTGTGGGAGTACCCATGCCGCAGCCTCTCCGAGCCGCAGCAGATCCTGACCTTTGATTTTCGGCAGCCAGTCCCCCCGCAGTCTGTCTGTGCTGAGGGCTCCATTGAGCTGAGGAG gcctgggaggagccacgGGGCTGTCCTGTGGATGGAATACCACCTGACCCCGGACAGCACCATCAGCACTGGCCTGCTGAAGCCTGCAGAGGACAAG GGATACTGTTGCTGGAACCCGCACTGCAAACAGGCCGTGTACTTCTTCAGCACCATGCTGGACCCCAGAGCACCCCTGGGAGGCCCGCAGACAGTCAGCTACACTGTGGAGTTCCAACCCCTCACTGGAGATGTCACCATGGATTTCACACTCTCTGATAGCCTGAGTGATGGGCGCTGA
- the PRMT7 gene encoding protein arginine N-methyltransferase 7 isoform X2 has protein sequence MKIFCGRANPTTGSVEWLEEDEHYDYHQEIARSSYADMLHDKDRNIKYYQGIRAAVSRVKDRGQKALVLDIGTGTGLLSMMAVTAGADFCYAIEVFKPMADAAVKIVEKNGFSDKIKVINKHSTEVTVGPDGDMPCRANILITELFDTELIGEGALPSYEHAHRHLMQEDCEAVPHRATVYAQLVESRRMWSWNKLFPIRVQTSLGEQVIVPPSELERCPGAPSVYDIQLNQVSPTDFTALSDVLPMFSVDFSKQVSSSAACYGRQFEPLASGQAQVVLSWWDIEMDPEGKIKCTMAPFWAHTDPQELQWRDHWMQCVYFLPQEEPVVQGSALCLVAHHDDYCVWYSLQRTSPQKNGRIHPARPVCDCQAHLLWNRPRFGEINDQHRTDQYAQALRTVLKPDSVCLCVSDGSLLSMLAHYLGAEQVLTIESSAASHRLMKKIFKANHLEDKINVIEKRPELLTSADLEGKKDLWRIRSPCGDCEGFDVHIMDDMIKHALDFRESKEAEPHPLWEYPCRSLSEPQQILTFDFRQPVPPQSVCAEGSIELRRPGRSHGAVLWMEYHLTPDSTISTGLLKPAEDKGYCCWNPHCKQAVYFFSTMLDPRAPLGGPQTVSYTVEFQPLTGDVTMDFTLSDSLSDGR, from the exons aATATAAAATACTACCAGGGTATCCGGGCTGCCGTGAGCAGGGTGAAGGACAGAGGACAGAAGGCCCTGGTTCTCGACATTGGCACCGGCACAGGACTCTTGTCAATGATGGCAGTCACAGCAGGTGCTGACTTCTGCTATGCCATCGAG GTTTTCAAGCCTATGGCTGATGCTGCTGTGAAGATTGTGGAGAAAAATGGCTTCAGTGATAAGATTAAGGTTATCAACAAGCATTCTACAGAGGTTACTGTGGGGCCAG ATGGTGACATGCCATGCCGTGCCAACATCCTGATCACGGAGCTGTTTGACACGGAACTGATTGGGGAGGGAGCACTGCCCTCCTATGAACACGCACACAGGCATCTCATGCAG GAAGATTGTGAGGCAGTGCCTCACAGAGCAACCGTCTATGCGCAACTGGTGGAGTCCAGAAGGATGTGGTCATGGAACAAGCTCTTTCCTATCCGAGTTCAGACCAGCCTTGGAGAGCAGGTCATTGTCCCCCCCTCGGAACTGGAGAGGTGCCCTGGTGCACCCTCCGTCTATGACATTCAGCTGAACCAGGTCTCCCCCACGGACTTCACTGCTCTCAGCGATGTGCTGCCTATGTTCAG CGTGGACTTCAGCAAGCAAGTCAGTAGCTCAGCAGCCTGCTATGGCAGGCAGTTTGAACCTCTGGCATCTGGCCAAGCTCAAGTGGTTCTCTCCTGGTGGGACATTGAAATGGACCCTGAGGGGAAGATCAAGTGCACCATGGCCCCCTTCTGGgcacacacagacccacaggaGCTCCAG TGGCGGGACCACTGGATGCAGTGTGTGTACTTCCTGCCGCAAGAGGAGCCTGTGGTCCAGGGCTCAGCCCTCTGCCTGGTAGCCCACCACGACGACTACTGTGTGTGGTACAGCCTTCAGAGGACCAG cccccaaaagAATGGGAGAATCCACCCAGCACGGCCTGTGTGTGACTGCCAGGCTCACCTGCTCTGGAACCGACCTCGGTTTGGAGAAATCAATGATCAGCACAGAACTGATCAATATGCCCAGGCCCTGAGGACG GTGCTGAAGCCAGACAGTGTTTGCCTGTGTGTCAGCGATGGCAGTCTGCTCTCCATGCTGGCGCATTACCTTGGGGCAGAGCAG GTACTTACAATAGAGAGTTCGGCAGCTTCTCATAGACTGATGAAAAAG ATCTTCAAGGCTAACCACTTGGAAGATAAAATTAATGTAATAGAGAAACGGCCTGAATTATTAACATCTGCAGACTTGGAGGGTAAAAAG GACCTGTGGCGGATCCGGAGCCCCTGTGGCGACTGTGAAGGCTTTGATGTGCACATCATGGATGACATGATTAAG CATGCCTTGGACTTTAGGGAGAGCAAGGAGGCTGAGCCCCACCCGCTGTGGGAGTACCCATGCCGCAGCCTCTCCGAGCCGCAGCAGATCCTGACCTTTGATTTTCGGCAGCCAGTCCCCCCGCAGTCTGTCTGTGCTGAGGGCTCCATTGAGCTGAGGAG gcctgggaggagccacgGGGCTGTCCTGTGGATGGAATACCACCTGACCCCGGACAGCACCATCAGCACTGGCCTGCTGAAGCCTGCAGAGGACAAG GGATACTGTTGCTGGAACCCGCACTGCAAACAGGCCGTGTACTTCTTCAGCACCATGCTGGACCCCAGAGCACCCCTGGGAGGCCCGCAGACAGTCAGCTACACTGTGGAGTTCCAACCCCTCACTGGAGATGTCACCATGGATTTCACACTCTCTGATAGCCTGAGTGATGGGCGCTGA